In Mucilaginibacter celer, one DNA window encodes the following:
- a CDS encoding SDR family NAD(P)-dependent oxidoreductase, with protein sequence MTTDKFTGQVAIVTGAGQGIGFEIAKQLSLGGADVLLNDLSYDLAVQASSAINALGGNCHPLVGDASDIDFIQQMVDEAVHRFGKVTIAIANAGITLFGDFLNYPQQSLQSVMNLNLQGSFFLAQRVARQIITQKSGGSILFMSSVTGHQAHQDLAAYGMTKAALEMLAKSLVVELSQHQITVNTVAPGATLTERTMEDAGYQNTWSRITPMGRAATVEDVANAVLFLVSPQARHITGQNLIVDGGWTAVSTSPY encoded by the coding sequence ATGACAACTGATAAATTTACAGGTCAGGTAGCCATAGTAACGGGTGCCGGGCAAGGGATAGGCTTTGAAATAGCTAAACAATTAAGTCTTGGCGGCGCCGATGTTTTACTGAATGATTTAAGTTACGACCTGGCAGTGCAGGCTTCATCGGCAATAAATGCACTTGGCGGCAATTGCCATCCACTTGTCGGCGATGCATCCGACATTGATTTTATACAGCAAATGGTTGATGAAGCAGTACATCGCTTTGGCAAAGTTACCATTGCCATCGCCAATGCCGGCATCACACTTTTTGGCGATTTTTTAAATTATCCGCAGCAATCTCTGCAAAGCGTAATGAATCTTAACCTGCAAGGCAGTTTCTTCCTGGCGCAAAGGGTGGCAAGACAAATCATCACACAAAAAAGTGGCGGCAGCATCCTGTTCATGTCATCAGTTACCGGGCACCAGGCTCATCAGGATTTGGCCGCCTACGGGATGACCAAGGCCGCTTTGGAGATGCTGGCCAAAAGTTTAGTTGTGGAGCTGAGCCAACACCAAATCACGGTAAATACCGTAGCCCCCGGCGCTACTTTAACTGAGCGCACCATGGAAGATGCCGGTTATCAAAACACCTGGTCACGCATTACGCCCATGGGGCGTGCAGCTACTGTCGAGGATGTTGCCAATGCTGTTTTATTTTTAGTTTCGCCGCAGGCAAGGCATATTACCGGCCAAAACCTGATTGTTGATGGAGGATGGACAGCGGTGAGCACGTCGCCGTATTAA